A single genomic interval of Scylla paramamosain isolate STU-SP2022 chromosome 4, ASM3559412v1, whole genome shotgun sequence harbors:
- the LOC135099909 gene encoding uncharacterized protein LOC135099909: protein MARHVLPLVLLLVALVVRLILSAPVPDPDSEQSNISEVLKVQHSIFSGLGPNPCRKKCYKRDFLGRCRLNFTCMFG from the exons ATGGCGCGCCACGTGCTCCCGCTGGTGTTGCTACTTGTGGCTCTTGTGGTGCGACTCATTTTGTCTGCACCTGTCCCTGATCCAGACTCTGAACAGAGCAAT ATATCTGAAGTGCTAAAGGTGCAACATTCCATCTTCAGCGGCCTGGGCCCCAACCCGTGCCGCAAGAAATGCTACAAAAGGGATTTCTTGGGTCGATGTCGCCTGAATTTCACATGTATGTTTGGATGA